A region of Syngnathoides biaculeatus isolate LvHL_M chromosome 20, ASM1980259v1, whole genome shotgun sequence DNA encodes the following proteins:
- the lrrc4.1 gene encoding leucine-rich repeat-containing protein 4: MCHIMSLLGRVASHRARKAALLCVVFLMARAWSSASLALGAAASQGPQGCPPQCSCSNQQGKVVCTRRGLTRVPPGIPANTRHLNLMENAIEAVQADSFRHLHHLEVLQLGRNAIRQIEVGAFNGLTSLNTLELFDNRLTVVPSGAFEYLSKLRELWLRNNPIESIPSYAFNRVPSLMRLDLGELRKLEYISEGAFEGLQNLKYLNLGMCNIRGDMPNMSPLKGLEELEISENHFPVIKPSSFKGLNSLKKLWVMNAQITVIERNAFDDLPSLVELNLAHNNLSTVPHDLFSPLRYLVELHLHHNPWNCGCDAVWLARWLREYIPTNSTCCGRCHSPANMRGRQLVEVDRGEGAAIQCSAPFIADAPRDFNISAGRVAELRCRTAQMSSVRWLLPNGTILTHASSHLRISVLNDGTLNFSNVLAIDTGTYTCMVSNAAGKSNASAYLNVSAAELNTSNLSYFTTVTVEVLGPTTEMPKSKKTTTTSAATAVAGIAGGGLGLGTTTTTASPSVFQPVFISTPTVLLQSTDSPPGAAKPSVVPGLKGATSKPGKSGPSLDEVMKTTKIIIGCFVAVTLMAAVMLIAFYKLRKRHQQRSTVAAARTVEIIQVDEEDLPPPASAAQETALTLPEIRDHNSIHKLDYLSHKTDYSYHKPKAEYKPQPDFTLHKPKAEYTTYKPNMDFHCHKSIPDYSTHKSTPDFSLHRPKLDYSPFRQDYNTQKPKAEDSPFKSDFGTHPKARTDYSPFKSDYSTHPRQKIDFSPFKRDYSTQPKTKHDYSPLRSDYNTQHKHKVEHSPFKHDFGTHPRSKPDYSPFKPGYSTQPKPKSDYSVQRCTPDSNYRPKDHYNAFKTDFSPHKADFSAFKLGFSPHAQRPKMDCSPHKVDYSPHKMDFSTMKPKYNTYKPSGHGAKWTENNVGNSLPRTLPSTITALAEPFVIKTHTKEKVQETQI, translated from the coding sequence atgtgccacatcatgaGTCTCCTGGGGAGGGTAGCTTCGCATCGTGCCAGGAAAGCCGCCCTACTCTGCGTAGTGTTCCTGATGGCACGAGCATGGAGCAGTGCCTCGCTGGCCTTAGGGGCAGCGGCGTCACAAGGACCCCAGGGCTGTCCCCCACAGTGCTCTTGCAGTAATCAGCAGGGGAAGGTGGTGTGCACACGACGGGGCCTCACTCGCGTGCCCCCGGGCATACCGGCTAACACGCGACACCTCAATCTGATGGAAAACGCCATTGAGGCGGTGCAGGCTGACTCATTCCGCCACCTGCACCACCTCGAGGTGCTCCAACTTGGGCGGAATGCCATTCGGCAGATTGAGGTGGGTGCGTTTAATGGACTTACTAGCCTCAATACTCTCGAGCTGTTTGACAACCGGCTGACGGTGGTACCCAGTGGGGCCTTTGAGTACCTGTCCAAGTTAAGAGAACTGTGGCTGAGGAACAACCCCATCGAGAGTATTCCTTCCTACGCCTTCAACCGGGTGCCATCCTTGATGCGGTTGGACCTTGGCGAGTTGCGGAAACTGGAGTACATCTCGGAAGGAGCTTTCGAAGGGCTACAAAATCTCAAGTACCTCAACTTGGGCATGTGCAACATCAGGGGGGATATGCCAAACATGAGTCCCCTCAAGGGTCTGGAGGAGCTGGAGATCTCTGAAAACCACTTCCCCGTGATAAAGCCGAGCTCCTTTAAAGGCCTGAACTCACTGAAAAAGCTATGGGTGATGAACGCACAGATAACAGTGATAGAACGCAATGCCTTTGATGATTTACCATCACTGGTGGAGCTTAATCTTGCCCATAATAACCTGAGCACTGTGCCCCACGATCTGTTCTCCCCGCTCAGGTACCTGGTGGAGCTTCATCTCCACCATAATCCTTGGAACTGTGGCTGCGATGCTGTATGGTTAGCACGCTGGCTAAGGGAATACATCCCCACAAACTCAACTTGCTGCGGACGCTGCCACTCACCTGCCAACATGAGGGGTCGACAGCTCGTGGAGGTAGACCGGGGTGAGGGGGCTGCAATTCAGTGTTCCGCACCGTTCATTGCGGATGCACCAAGGGATTTTAACATCTCAGCTGGGAGAGTTGCTGAGCTTCGGTGTCGCACGGCCCAGATGTCTTCAGTACGCTGGCTCCTACCGAATGGGACTATCCTGACTCATGCCTCCAGTCATCTAAGAATATCGGTACTCAATGACGGCACCTTGAATTTCTCAAATGTCCTTGCTATCGACACTGGCACGTATACCTGTATGGTATCCAATGCAGCTGGGAAGTCCAATGCGTCGGCCTACCTCAACGTGAGTGCAGCTGAGCTCAACACATCCAACTTGAGCTACTTCACAACTGTGACAGTGGAGGTCTTGGGCCCGACCACAGAGATGCCCAAATCGAAGAAGACCACAACCACATCTGCTGCTACCGCGGTGGCTGGCATAGCGGGTGGAGGACTGGGCCTTGGAACAACCACCACAACTGCCTCACCCTCCGTCTTTCAACCAGTGTTCATCTCTACACCAACTGTGTTGCTACAAAGCACAGACAGCCCACCAGGTGCGGCGAAGCCATCTGTCGTACCCGGACTCAAAGGGGCCACCAGCAAACCTGGAAAATCTGGTCCGAGTCTGGATGAGGTCATGAAAACCACCAAGATCATAATTGGTTGCTTTGTGGCAGTAACACTGATGGCTGCCGTGATGCTCATTGCCTTCTACAAACTGAGAAAGCGCCACCAGCAAAGGAGTACCGTGGCAGCTGCCCGCACCGTGGAGATCATCCAGGTCGATGAGGAGGACCTTCCGCCACCAGCTTCTGCAGCTCAAGAGACGGCTCTCACGCTCCCTGAAATTAGGGACCATAACAGCATACACAAATTGGACTATCTCAGTCACAAGACGGACTACAGCTATCACAAACCCAAGGCTGAATACAAACCTCAGCCCGATTTCACGCTTCACAAGCCAAAAGCAGAGTACACGACATACAAGCCCAACATGGACTTCCATTGCCACAAGTCCATCCCAGACTACAGCACTCACAAATCCACACCAGATTTTAgcctgcatagaccaaagcttGACTACAGCCCCTTTAGGCAGGACTACAACACTCAGAAACCAAAAGCAGAAGACAGCCCATTCAAATCGGATTTCGGGACTCACCCAAAAGCAAGAACAGACTACAGCCCATTCAAATCAGACTACAGCACTCATCCAAGGCAAAAGATAGACTTCAGCCCGTTTAAGAGAGATTACAGTACCCAACCAAAAACCAAACATGACTACAGCCCATTACGATCTGACTACAACACCCAGCATAAACACAAGGTTGAGCATAGCCCCTTCAAGCACGACTTTGGAACTCATCCAAGATCTAAACCGGATTATAGTCCATTCAAGCCTGGCTACAGCACTCAACCGAAACCAAAATCGGACTATAGTGTCCAGAGATGTACACCAGACAGCAACTACAGACCCAAGGACCATTATAATGCTTTCAAGACAGACTTCAGTCCCCACAAAGCAGACTTCAGCGCCTTTAAATTAGGATTCAGTCCCCATGCTCAGAGACCTAAAATGGATTGCAGTCCACACAAAGTGGACTACAGCCCCCATAAGATGGACTTCAGCACCATGAAACCGAAATACAACACCTACAAACCGAGTGGCCATGGGGCCAAATGGACAGAGAACAATGTGGGCAATTCTTTGCCCCGAACCTTGCCCAGCACCATCACAGCATTGGCTGAGCCCTTTGTCATTAAAACTCATACGAAGGAGAAAGTACAGGAGACTCAGATTTAA